One Myxococcales bacterium genomic window carries:
- a CDS encoding AraC family transcriptional regulator has translation MRSLQRRLRERGTTWSAVLDGVRYRAAVELMTSQPLPLDQVAARLGFGGSPALHRAFQRWTGSSPRAFQRGELARSTLAMVGRQKDVGPACLRGPGR, from the coding sequence GTGCGTTCGCTTCAGCGACGACTCCGCGAGCGGGGAACCACTTGGTCCGCGGTGCTCGACGGGGTTCGGTATCGCGCGGCCGTCGAGCTCATGACGTCACAGCCTCTCCCCCTCGACCAGGTCGCAGCGCGCCTGGGCTTTGGCGGCTCGCCGGCCCTCCATCGCGCGTTCCAACGCTGGACCGGGTCGTCGCCGCGCGCGTTCCAAAGAGGCGAGCTCGCGAGAAGCACCCTCGCGATGGTGGGCCGTCAGAAAGACGTCGGCCCGGCCTGCTTACGCGGACCGGGCCGTTGA
- a CDS encoding tetratricopeptide repeat protein, with protein MDDALRLLLDKGNFDDALALASRRLADARAGGDDAMLAEALVTEARAQLAHGDRDDAVMTVDEAISRARQACGPSDARYAEALELGAEVAAAAGMPNTADARFRGALEVLEGAGVGGELLASTLFHHGLFRRSDGDIAGAVRAFTEVIERAGTTTHEQRYKAMAMTELGVVAFDAGRAETARAFGDRALEIFLALRKARRAEVADAMSLVGRAALEQQETTVAIEFLEPACDI; from the coding sequence ATGGACGACGCGCTCAGACTCCTCCTCGACAAGGGCAACTTTGACGATGCGCTCGCTCTCGCGAGCAGGCGTCTTGCTGACGCCCGCGCCGGCGGTGATGACGCGATGCTCGCCGAAGCCCTCGTCACCGAGGCCCGCGCGCAGCTCGCCCATGGTGACCGTGACGATGCGGTGATGACGGTCGACGAGGCGATCTCGAGGGCGCGGCAGGCCTGCGGTCCGTCAGACGCACGCTACGCGGAGGCGCTGGAGCTCGGCGCCGAGGTGGCCGCGGCGGCGGGCATGCCCAACACCGCGGACGCCCGCTTCCGCGGTGCCCTCGAGGTCCTCGAAGGCGCCGGCGTTGGCGGAGAGCTCCTCGCCAGCACACTCTTCCATCACGGCCTCTTTCGCCGCTCCGACGGAGACATCGCCGGCGCCGTGCGTGCGTTCACCGAGGTCATCGAACGCGCAGGGACGACGACTCACGAGCAGCGATACAAGGCCATGGCGATGACGGAGCTTGGGGTCGTCGCCTTCGATGCGGGGCGAGCGGAGACGGCGCGTGCGTTCGGCGATCGCGCGCTCGAGATCTTCCTCGCGCTTCGCAAGGCCCGACGCGCCGAGGTCGCCGATGCGATGAGTCTCGTCGGACGCGCCGCCCTCGAGCAACAGGAGACCACGGTGGCCATCGAGTTCCTCGAGCCGGCGTGCGACATCTAG
- a CDS encoding class I SAM-dependent methyltransferase: protein MNNIHDYVTFADSSLAQAWTGKKVPMSDVYEAYIDGKLDIPSDKWNAFFDARNETMSFRITDSHLKWAVTNFIPEVFIHSKDQDKRVVGDNYNRGNDFYNWFLGESMVYTSAWFQTPETKLEQAQYAKIDHCCDKLMLKPGETLLDIGCGWGTFVARAAKERGVQSLGVCLAEEQVAFGRERIKAYGVEDKARVEVRDYRNVTGKFDKIVSLEMVEHVGIKNLDTYFEKVHDLLANDGLFVLQWTGIRNLYNPQNPISALTLAPEDLIWGLFMNRYIFPGADASLPLSSMLRAAEKAGFEIADVENMSPHYVRTLRAWRDIWASNKDVIVKKYGERMYRLWYFFLHWSAIIGEQGSAFTYNVTMHKNHNTLKREALKIPRS, encoded by the coding sequence ATGAACAACATCCACGATTACGTCACGTTCGCGGACAGCTCGCTCGCCCAAGCCTGGACCGGCAAGAAGGTCCCCATGTCCGACGTGTACGAAGCTTACATCGACGGCAAGCTCGACATCCCGAGCGACAAGTGGAACGCGTTCTTCGACGCGCGCAACGAGACGATGTCGTTCCGCATCACGGACTCGCACCTGAAGTGGGCCGTGACGAACTTCATCCCCGAGGTGTTCATTCACTCGAAGGACCAAGACAAGCGGGTCGTCGGCGACAACTACAACCGCGGCAACGACTTCTACAACTGGTTCCTCGGCGAATCGATGGTCTACACGTCGGCCTGGTTCCAGACGCCCGAGACCAAGTTGGAGCAGGCGCAATACGCGAAGATCGACCACTGCTGCGACAAGCTCATGCTGAAGCCGGGCGAGACGCTCCTCGACATCGGCTGCGGCTGGGGAACCTTCGTTGCTCGCGCCGCCAAGGAGCGCGGCGTCCAGTCGCTCGGTGTCTGCCTCGCCGAGGAGCAGGTCGCCTTCGGCCGCGAGCGCATCAAGGCCTACGGCGTCGAGGACAAGGCGCGCGTCGAAGTGCGCGACTACCGCAACGTGACGGGCAAGTTCGACAAGATCGTCTCGCTCGAGATGGTCGAGCACGTCGGCATCAAGAACCTCGACACCTACTTCGAGAAGGTGCACGACCTCCTCGCGAACGACGGCTTGTTCGTCCTGCAGTGGACGGGCATCCGCAACCTCTACAACCCGCAGAATCCGATCTCGGCGCTCACGCTGGCGCCCGAGGACCTGATCTGGGGCCTCTTCATGAACCGCTACATCTTCCCCGGCGCTGACGCGAGCCTGCCGCTCTCGTCGATGCTCCGCGCCGCTGAGAAGGCGGGCTTCGAGATCGCGGACGTCGAGAACATGAGCCCTCACTACGTCCGCACGCTTCGCGCCTGGCGAGACATCTGGGCTTCGAACAAGGACGTCATCGTGAAGAAGTACGGAGAGCGCATGTACCGCCTCTGGTACTTCTTCCTTCACTGGTCGGCGATCATCGGCGAGCAGGGCTCGGCGTTCACGTACAACGTGACGATGCACAAGAACCACAACACGCTGAAGCGCGAAGCCCTGAAGATCCCGCGCTCCTGA